Proteins co-encoded in one Opitutus terrae PB90-1 genomic window:
- a CDS encoding peptidylprolyl isomerase produces the protein MISWIQKYFHRHFKVIFLLVLGAMAIPLVWVFNPSSGTHAERQVLERRVFGYNLGSAEDQARLFGDAGLSAQLQMGYPVDGAELQDYAFQRAASLQLAEQLHLPPATQQEITDAIKSLRIFAGADGQFDAQRYATFRDSLKSNRAGFNEASVTRVLSDDVRINKVQRLIAGPGYVLPAEVRMQLEQADASWTLGVATIDYAGFNPTIPATDELLTKFYEENAFRYEIPPRVVVDYAEFSLQAILPTIQVTEAEVRAFYDANPARFPKPAADAKAPAKTDPAVDYAAVRPQVEAALKQERARRIAAKNASDFAYSLFEKKLKPGIPEFTSYLAAQGITLKSLAPFTREAGPAEFGGSQEIAGEAFKLGPNHRISDALTAPTGSVVLFWQDLQPSRKPAFVEVREQVLADYRESEKRKRFVELGRTIRSAIESRVKAGANFTDAVAAAASANTVKIEAKMLAPFTRRQPPQDLDYTVYGALERLDKGQVLDMMIAREHGLIVYAADKKVPEASEANPQFAAARTQLAMATGRVGASAYLNEVVTEELKKSEPTPQ, from the coding sequence ATGATTTCCTGGATCCAGAAATATTTCCACCGCCACTTCAAAGTGATCTTCCTGCTCGTCCTGGGCGCGATGGCGATCCCGCTGGTGTGGGTGTTCAATCCTTCTTCCGGCACGCACGCGGAGCGGCAGGTGCTCGAACGCCGGGTCTTCGGCTACAATCTCGGCTCGGCCGAGGATCAGGCGCGGCTCTTCGGCGACGCCGGACTCAGCGCCCAGCTGCAAATGGGCTATCCGGTCGACGGCGCGGAGCTCCAGGATTACGCGTTCCAGCGCGCCGCCTCGCTCCAGCTCGCCGAGCAGCTGCACCTTCCCCCGGCGACCCAGCAGGAGATCACTGACGCGATCAAGTCGCTGCGCATCTTCGCGGGCGCCGACGGCCAGTTCGACGCGCAGCGTTACGCCACGTTCCGTGATTCCCTGAAATCGAACCGCGCCGGTTTCAACGAAGCCAGTGTCACCCGCGTCCTCTCCGACGACGTGCGCATCAACAAAGTGCAGCGGCTGATCGCCGGGCCTGGCTACGTGCTGCCGGCCGAGGTCCGGATGCAGCTCGAACAGGCCGACGCGAGCTGGACGCTCGGCGTCGCCACGATCGACTATGCGGGCTTCAATCCCACGATTCCCGCGACCGACGAGCTCCTGACCAAGTTTTACGAGGAGAACGCGTTTCGCTACGAGATCCCGCCGCGCGTCGTCGTCGATTATGCCGAGTTTTCGCTGCAGGCCATTTTGCCGACGATCCAGGTGACCGAGGCCGAGGTGCGCGCCTTCTACGACGCGAACCCGGCGCGTTTCCCCAAGCCGGCCGCCGACGCCAAGGCGCCCGCCAAGACCGATCCCGCCGTGGATTACGCCGCCGTGCGGCCCCAGGTGGAAGCCGCGCTCAAGCAGGAACGCGCCCGCCGGATCGCGGCGAAGAACGCCTCTGACTTCGCCTACTCGCTGTTCGAGAAAAAGCTGAAGCCCGGCATCCCCGAGTTCACCAGCTACCTCGCCGCGCAGGGCATCACGCTGAAGTCGCTCGCGCCGTTCACGCGCGAAGCCGGTCCCGCCGAATTCGGCGGCAGCCAGGAAATCGCCGGCGAAGCGTTCAAGCTCGGTCCCAACCATAGGATCTCCGATGCGCTCACGGCTCCGACGGGTTCTGTCGTGCTCTTCTGGCAGGACCTGCAACCCTCCCGCAAACCCGCCTTCGTCGAGGTACGCGAGCAGGTCCTCGCCGATTACCGCGAGAGTGAGAAGCGCAAGCGCTTCGTCGAACTCGGCCGCACGATCCGCAGCGCGATCGAGAGCCGGGTCAAGGCCGGCGCCAACTTCACCGATGCGGTGGCCGCCGCCGCCAGCGCGAACACCGTGAAGATCGAGGCGAAGATGCTCGCACCCTTCACGCGCCGGCAGCCGCCGCAGGATCTCGACTACACGGTTTACGGTGCCCTCGAGCGGCTCGATAAGGGCCAAGTTTTGGACATGATGATCGCGCGCGAACACGGGCTGATCGTCTACGCGGCCGACAAAAAGGTGCCCGAGGCGTCGGAGGCCAATCCTCAGTTTGCCGCGGCGCGCACCCAGCTCGCCATGGCCACCGGCCGCGTCGGCGCCAGCGCATATCTGAACGAGGTGGTCACCGAGGAGCTCAAGAAATCCGAGCCGACCCCGCAGTAA
- a CDS encoding YihY/virulence factor BrkB family protein yields MFRLADRWRRFLALYRKEIWQPGQLQERTPRGMLYALLRIVSITWTVFCETKAASRAAALSFSSLLGLGPLVALTVLIAGFALNKDDPNLAANALSRLINFVAPQVGQYSRLDEERASRPAGSARVSPAPVEAAGETPAHPGSASAAPTAAPTAPAPPRLEARPFPDVRLNPRLVQMMNNFINQGRSGSAGTVGFFGLVIIVLLLFKTVEDTFNEIWGVRSGRGVLMRIVYYWTTLTLGAVLFFASVTLLSAGAFFSVFNNALADLPFSAQMAAMLQWSLPALSFTLVALLLTIFYRVIPHTRVFWRSAFTGAIVVAALLMLNHYLAFLYVRRVILTESLYGSLGLPLVMMFGLYIFWLYVLIGGQISYAVQNVHFRNSQAAWGNLSQSMRERLLLVVLLTICRRFRDCRPPMTTSELGEMIKVPTQILNECLNRLADLQLVTAVPPRTPDDPTDLRYQPARPLNRITLRDFKRLDDDFGDNPMVGALEHIDPVVAHYRQAVTHTTESDFFSKSLEDLLAEHPFDAPRLPDGAGAPPAANG; encoded by the coding sequence ATGTTCCGTCTGGCTGATCGCTGGCGACGATTCCTGGCCTTGTACCGCAAGGAAATCTGGCAGCCCGGCCAGTTGCAGGAGCGTACGCCGCGCGGCATGCTCTACGCGCTGCTGCGGATCGTCTCGATCACATGGACGGTTTTCTGCGAAACGAAGGCCGCCAGCCGCGCCGCCGCACTGAGCTTCAGCTCCCTTCTCGGCCTGGGTCCGCTGGTCGCACTCACCGTCCTGATCGCCGGCTTCGCCCTCAACAAGGATGATCCGAATCTCGCCGCCAACGCGCTGAGCCGCCTCATCAACTTCGTCGCGCCGCAGGTCGGCCAATACAGCCGGCTCGACGAGGAGCGCGCGTCACGACCTGCCGGGAGCGCGCGCGTCTCGCCCGCTCCGGTCGAAGCTGCGGGCGAGACGCCCGCGCACCCAGGCTCCGCCTCCGCCGCGCCGACCGCTGCCCCGACGGCGCCCGCGCCGCCCCGGTTGGAAGCCCGGCCCTTCCCCGACGTCCGGCTCAATCCCCGCCTCGTGCAGATGATGAACAACTTCATCAACCAGGGCCGCTCCGGGTCGGCGGGTACGGTCGGCTTCTTCGGCTTGGTGATCATCGTGCTGCTGCTGTTCAAAACGGTCGAGGACACGTTCAACGAGATCTGGGGCGTGCGCAGCGGTCGCGGCGTGCTGATGCGGATCGTGTACTACTGGACCACGCTCACGCTGGGCGCCGTGCTGTTCTTCGCCTCCGTGACGCTGTTGAGTGCCGGCGCGTTCTTCAGCGTATTCAACAACGCCCTCGCCGACCTGCCGTTCTCCGCGCAAATGGCCGCGATGCTGCAATGGTCGCTGCCCGCGCTTTCGTTCACGCTCGTAGCGCTGCTGCTCACGATTTTCTACCGGGTCATTCCGCACACCCGCGTGTTCTGGCGCTCGGCGTTCACCGGCGCGATCGTCGTCGCCGCGCTGCTGATGCTGAACCATTATCTCGCGTTCCTTTATGTGCGACGCGTGATCCTCACCGAAAGCCTCTACGGCTCGCTGGGCCTGCCGCTGGTGATGATGTTCGGCTTGTACATCTTCTGGCTCTACGTGCTGATCGGCGGCCAGATCAGCTACGCGGTCCAGAACGTCCATTTCCGCAACAGCCAGGCCGCCTGGGGCAACCTCTCGCAATCGATGCGCGAGCGATTGCTGCTGGTGGTCCTGCTGACGATCTGCCGGCGGTTTCGCGACTGCCGCCCCCCGATGACCACCTCCGAACTCGGCGAGATGATCAAGGTGCCGACCCAGATTCTCAACGAGTGCCTCAACCGGTTGGCCGACCTGCAGCTCGTGACCGCGGTCCCCCCGCGGACACCCGACGACCCCACGGACCTGCGCTATCAACCCGCGCGACCGCTGAACCGGATCACGCTGCGCGACTTCAAGCGGCTCGATGACGATTTTGGCGACAACCCCATGGTCGGCGCGCTGGAGCATATCGATCCGGTCGTCGCCCATTACCGGCAGGCCGTCACCCATACGACCGAAAGCGATTTTTTCTCGAAGTCGCTGGAGGACCTGCTTGCGGAACATCCGTTCGACGCGCCGCGGCTTCCGGACGGCGCCGGCGCACCTCCGGCCGCGAACGGCTGA
- a CDS encoding DUF4339 domain-containing protein has translation MATQEFYIRGETDTEARGPFNLEQLTSLAESGQVTPATLFYDATTEQWTAIETNAEVRSLLFPEKKKLSVRAKQQLNTLNQEQADAAPITVNDMLAAAEGRTADTKDKRDPILAMARAAAIGRWSAIVALVLAAAGEMLPATEAITSMAVSKILAQPLVILGAIDLLLAVMLVLGVVSVYPLVRFRAALGLGFLGFIFWTQGQALPFLACTAASVGLFGCTVAVSLLPVLIAAVLAVGGFAFVALHLLS, from the coding sequence ATGGCGACGCAGGAATTCTACATTCGTGGCGAGACAGATACCGAAGCCCGTGGGCCGTTCAACCTCGAGCAGCTTACCTCCCTCGCCGAATCCGGCCAAGTCACCCCCGCGACGCTTTTCTACGACGCCACCACCGAGCAGTGGACGGCGATCGAAACCAATGCCGAGGTGCGGTCGCTGCTGTTTCCCGAAAAGAAGAAGCTCTCCGTCCGCGCAAAACAGCAGCTCAACACGCTGAACCAGGAGCAGGCCGACGCCGCCCCGATCACCGTCAATGACATGCTGGCGGCCGCCGAAGGCCGGACCGCGGACACGAAGGACAAACGCGACCCCATCCTCGCCATGGCGCGCGCCGCCGCGATCGGACGGTGGTCCGCCATCGTCGCGCTCGTGCTCGCCGCGGCCGGCGAGATGCTGCCCGCCACGGAGGCGATCACGTCGATGGCCGTGAGCAAGATCCTCGCGCAGCCGCTGGTTATCCTCGGCGCGATCGACCTGCTGCTCGCCGTGATGTTGGTGCTCGGCGTCGTCTCGGTTTATCCGCTGGTGCGTTTCCGCGCCGCTCTCGGCCTCGGTTTTCTCGGCTTCATTTTTTGGACACAGGGCCAGGCGCTGCCCTTCCTCGCCTGCACCGCCGCCTCCGTCGGGCTGTTCGGCTGCACCGTAGCCGTCAGCCTGCTGCCCGTACTCATCGCCGCGGTCCTGGCCGTCGGTGGGTTCGCCTTCGTCGCGCTGCATTTGCTCTCCTGA
- the argS gene encoding arginine--tRNA ligase produces MHVPFSLVDELDRVLKSAAAAAGFDAAAFSPEVRVADAQHGDYQANGVLGYAKSRKQNPRALAEKLVAALPAEFTQSTRVTIAGPGFINFTLAPGSLLAWLRTYATAEQLAAGAAADHAGQTWVVDYSSPNTAKQMHVGHLRSAVIGEAICRLLAFTGARVIRDNHLGDWGTQFGKLIYGYKRWADPAALAADPIEELERLYKLGHHATPEGSPELEEAKRELVKLQSGDPENVALWKKFSEVSLGAFQQIYDRLGIHFDHHLGESFYNDKVERVYGELTDIGLAENSDGALVVFHDEHPRFSRNAERPNPFMVRKADGASGYASTDLATALYRTEHFQADGIVIVTDFRQSDHFEQLFLTVKKWFAAKGYRLPQLHHVTFGAVTGEDGKALKTRDGGTIKLKALLDEAVERAFAIVSEKNPELPEDERRAIAEAVGVGAVQYADLSQNRSSNYVFSWEKMLSLEGNTAPYLLYAVARIHSIFRKAGATPGEPATESAATEPETPTEIALARKLLKFPDAVRLATETLRPHFLSLYLFELAGDYSTFNNADRVLVDDPVIRARRLLLCSRTLLILETGLRLLGLRPLTRM; encoded by the coding sequence ATGCACGTCCCGTTCAGCCTGGTCGACGAACTCGACCGCGTTCTCAAATCCGCCGCGGCAGCCGCCGGGTTCGATGCCGCGGCCTTCTCGCCCGAGGTGCGGGTCGCGGACGCGCAACACGGCGATTATCAGGCGAACGGCGTCCTCGGCTATGCCAAGTCCCGCAAACAGAACCCGCGTGCGCTCGCCGAAAAACTGGTCGCCGCGCTGCCCGCCGAATTCACCCAATCCACCCGCGTCACCATCGCCGGCCCGGGGTTCATCAACTTCACCCTGGCGCCCGGTTCCCTGCTCGCCTGGCTGCGTACCTACGCCACCGCGGAGCAGCTCGCGGCCGGCGCCGCGGCGGATCACGCGGGCCAGACCTGGGTCGTCGACTACAGCTCACCCAACACGGCCAAGCAGATGCACGTCGGCCATCTCCGCTCCGCCGTCATCGGCGAGGCGATTTGCCGGCTCCTCGCTTTCACCGGCGCGCGCGTGATCCGCGACAACCACCTCGGCGACTGGGGCACGCAGTTCGGCAAGCTCATCTACGGCTACAAGCGCTGGGCCGATCCCGCCGCGCTCGCCGCCGATCCGATCGAGGAGCTCGAACGGCTCTACAAGCTCGGACACCACGCCACCCCCGAGGGCTCGCCCGAACTCGAGGAGGCGAAACGCGAGCTCGTCAAACTGCAGTCCGGCGACCCCGAAAACGTCGCGCTCTGGAAAAAATTCAGCGAGGTCAGCCTCGGCGCGTTCCAGCAGATCTACGACCGGCTCGGCATCCACTTCGATCACCACCTCGGCGAAAGCTTCTACAACGACAAGGTCGAGCGCGTGTATGGCGAACTCACCGACATCGGCCTCGCCGAAAACAGCGACGGCGCGCTGGTCGTCTTCCATGACGAGCATCCGCGCTTCAGTCGCAACGCCGAGCGGCCCAATCCGTTCATGGTCCGCAAGGCCGACGGCGCCAGCGGCTACGCCTCGACCGACCTCGCCACTGCGTTGTATCGGACGGAGCACTTCCAGGCCGATGGCATCGTGATCGTGACCGATTTCCGCCAGTCCGATCATTTCGAGCAGCTGTTTCTCACCGTGAAAAAATGGTTCGCCGCGAAAGGCTACCGGCTGCCGCAGCTGCATCACGTCACCTTCGGCGCGGTCACGGGCGAGGACGGCAAGGCACTGAAGACCCGCGACGGCGGCACGATCAAGCTCAAGGCCCTGCTCGACGAGGCGGTCGAACGCGCGTTCGCGATCGTCTCCGAAAAAAATCCCGAGCTCCCCGAGGACGAGCGGCGCGCGATCGCCGAAGCCGTCGGCGTCGGCGCGGTGCAGTACGCCGACCTGTCGCAGAATCGCAGCAGCAACTACGTGTTTTCCTGGGAGAAAATGCTCAGCCTCGAGGGCAACACCGCGCCATACCTGCTGTACGCCGTCGCGCGGATTCACTCCATTTTCCGCAAGGCCGGCGCCACGCCCGGCGAGCCCGCCACGGAGTCGGCCGCGACGGAGCCCGAAACGCCCACCGAGATCGCGCTCGCGCGCAAGCTGCTGAAATTCCCCGACGCCGTCCGGCTCGCGACTGAAACGCTCCGGCCGCACTTCCTCTCGCTCTACCTGTTCGAACTCGCCGGCGACTACAGCACGTTCAACAACGCCGATCGCGTACTGGTCGACGATCCCGTCATTCGCGCGCGCCGGCTGCTGCTATGCTCGCGCACGCTGTTGATCCTCGAAACCGGCCTGCGCCTGCTCGGCCTCCGTCCGCTGACGCGGATGTGA
- a CDS encoding thymidine phosphorylase gives MTKRTIPARRFIKPTFEYLIEKKRDGGEFTQEEIRYIIDSTLDGEMPQHQLAALMMAIYFSNMSAQETADLTEEMMLSGEVIDLSHIAKPKIDKYSTGGVGDKTSLVLVPLAMASGVIVPMMCGVEHDYVINTLEKLGAFPGFKGQMPIEQFTNQLARIGGAIVQQSDALAPADAKFYALRKETGTIPSLPLITGSVLSKKLAEGSEGLVIDVKWGNGSFIKDLEQAKQLARSMTRVGRSMKRRCVALVTDMNQPLGDTVGTSLEVKEAIQLLKGEGPEDMKELVLKLGMEIVRLAGVAGSTLSAKQTVQRHLTDGSALQKFKDLVKAQGGDTMFIDHPEKFPAARHIRKLPAPKRGYVHTINAAMIARGVHLLGAGVEAAAPTGNHNHGAHSHGHAKVDHAVGVSEIKKVGTQVKQGEPLMMIHYNDEAKLEQALEYFKNAYRLAPKRPTPPPLIVERVA, from the coding sequence ATGACGAAACGCACCATTCCGGCCCGCCGGTTCATCAAGCCCACGTTCGAGTATCTGATCGAAAAGAAACGTGACGGCGGCGAGTTTACGCAAGAGGAGATTCGCTATATCATCGACAGCACGCTCGATGGAGAAATGCCTCAGCATCAACTGGCAGCGTTGATGATGGCGATCTACTTCTCCAACATGTCCGCGCAGGAAACCGCGGATCTCACCGAAGAGATGATGTTGTCGGGCGAGGTCATCGACCTCTCGCATATCGCGAAGCCCAAGATCGACAAGTATTCGACCGGCGGCGTCGGTGACAAGACCTCGCTCGTGCTCGTGCCGCTGGCGATGGCGAGCGGCGTGATCGTTCCGATGATGTGCGGCGTCGAGCACGACTACGTCATCAATACGCTGGAGAAACTCGGGGCATTCCCCGGCTTCAAGGGCCAGATGCCGATCGAGCAGTTCACGAATCAACTGGCCCGGATCGGCGGCGCGATCGTGCAGCAAAGCGATGCGCTGGCGCCGGCGGACGCGAAGTTCTATGCGTTGCGGAAAGAAACCGGCACCATCCCGAGCCTGCCGCTGATCACCGGCAGCGTGCTGTCGAAAAAACTCGCCGAAGGCTCCGAAGGCTTGGTGATCGACGTGAAGTGGGGCAACGGCTCCTTCATCAAGGATCTCGAGCAGGCGAAGCAGCTCGCGCGTTCGATGACGCGGGTCGGCCGCTCGATGAAGCGCCGCTGCGTCGCGCTGGTCACCGACATGAATCAGCCGCTTGGTGACACGGTGGGCACTTCGCTCGAAGTCAAGGAGGCGATCCAGTTGCTCAAGGGTGAGGGTCCCGAGGACATGAAGGAACTCGTGCTCAAGCTCGGCATGGAGATCGTGCGGCTCGCCGGCGTGGCGGGCTCGACGCTCTCCGCCAAGCAGACGGTGCAGCGGCACCTGACCGACGGCTCCGCGCTCCAGAAGTTCAAGGATCTGGTCAAGGCGCAGGGCGGCGACACGATGTTCATCGACCACCCGGAGAAATTCCCGGCGGCGCGGCACATCCGGAAGCTGCCGGCGCCCAAGCGCGGCTATGTGCATACGATCAATGCGGCGATGATCGCGCGCGGCGTGCATCTGCTGGGAGCCGGCGTCGAGGCGGCGGCGCCCACGGGCAATCACAATCACGGCGCGCATTCGCACGGCCACGCCAAGGTCGACCACGCGGTCGGCGTGTCGGAGATCAAGAAGGTCGGCACGCAGGTGAAGCAGGGCGAGCCGCTGATGATGATTCACTACAACGACGAGGCGAAGCTCGAGCAGGCGCTGGAGTATTTCAAGAACGCCTACCGGCTGGCGCCGAAGCGCCCGACCCCGCCGCCGCTCATCGTCGAGCGGGTGGCGTAA
- a CDS encoding RNA polymerase sigma factor, protein MTPSDSDLIAGVLARDDRAAFGELVRRHQSMVRNFLRHLTRGDIALADDLAQETFIHAYRQLGRFRGDALFSTWLLGIAHNHWRNARRRQREHVEFSEHHLPAGPAGNASAAVDLRHDLATALRTLSPDEQLAIHLGYEQGLSHTEIATLVDWPLGTVKTHLARSKEKLRHLLAAWNPQA, encoded by the coding sequence GTGACTCCCTCTGATTCCGACCTGATCGCGGGCGTACTCGCCCGGGACGACCGGGCCGCGTTCGGCGAACTCGTCCGCCGGCATCAGTCCATGGTCAGGAACTTCCTCCGTCACCTCACCCGCGGAGACATCGCCCTGGCCGATGACCTCGCCCAGGAAACCTTCATCCACGCCTATCGCCAGCTCGGCCGTTTTCGCGGTGACGCGCTCTTTTCCACCTGGCTGCTCGGCATCGCGCATAATCACTGGCGCAACGCCCGCCGCCGTCAGCGCGAGCACGTTGAGTTTTCGGAGCACCACCTGCCGGCCGGCCCGGCGGGCAACGCCTCGGCCGCCGTCGATCTGCGCCATGACTTGGCGACCGCGCTCCGCACGCTTTCCCCCGACGAGCAACTCGCGATCCATCTCGGCTACGAGCAAGGACTCTCGCACACCGAAATCGCCACGCTGGTTGACTGGCCCCTGGGCACGGTCAAAACTCACCTCGCGCGCAGCAAAGAAAAACTCCGCCACCTCCTCGCCGCATGGAACCCTCAAGCCTGA
- a CDS encoding DUF6249 domain-containing protein, whose product MDLNLSHLPLANLGLEPWMISIVVPVVGLVFAGVIIVTTFYFKHRERELWHQTARVALEKGQPLPVLPDSAGFGDAAAAVKAATAANNQPRWRGYLIGGLINLAVGAGLFVSLSQISGASFNVGYFGCIPGFIGIALLLGAVIEAFASRHKS is encoded by the coding sequence ATGGACCTTAACCTCTCTCACCTTCCACTCGCCAATCTCGGTCTCGAGCCCTGGATGATCAGCATCGTCGTTCCGGTCGTCGGCTTGGTTTTTGCCGGCGTCATCATCGTGACGACGTTTTACTTCAAACACCGCGAGCGTGAGCTCTGGCACCAGACCGCGCGAGTCGCCCTCGAAAAAGGCCAGCCGCTGCCGGTGCTCCCCGACAGTGCTGGCTTCGGCGACGCCGCGGCCGCCGTGAAAGCCGCGACGGCCGCGAACAACCAGCCGCGCTGGCGTGGCTACCTGATCGGAGGACTGATCAACCTCGCCGTCGGCGCCGGCCTCTTCGTCTCGCTGTCCCAAATTTCCGGCGCGTCCTTCAACGTCGGCTATTTCGGCTGCATCCCCGGATTCATCGGGATCGCCCTGCTCCTCGGCGCCGTGATCGAGGCCTTCGCCTCGCGCCACAAGTCGTGA